From Streptomyces sp. NBC_00690, a single genomic window includes:
- a CDS encoding SPFH domain-containing protein translates to MQPIIIVLIILVVLVFIALIKTIQVIPQASAAIVERFGRYTRTLNAGLNIVVPFIDSIRNRIDLREQVVPFPPQPVITQDNLVVNIDTVIYYQVTDARAATYEVASYIQAIEQLTVTTLRNIIGGMDLERTLTSREEINAALRGVLDEATGKWGIRVNRVELKAIEPPTSIQDSMEKQMRADRDKRAAILTAEGIRQSQILTAEGEKQSAILRAEGESKAAALRAEGEAQAIRTVFESIHAGDPDQKLLSYQYLQMLPKIAEGDANKLWIVPSEIGDALKGLSGAFGNLGGGVPGFNTGGNSGGNDGGNSGGHGGGHGGGPVERREEPPVT, encoded by the coding sequence ATGCAACCGATCATCATCGTCCTGATCATTCTGGTGGTGTTGGTCTTCATCGCCCTGATCAAGACGATCCAGGTCATCCCACAAGCCAGCGCCGCCATCGTCGAGAGGTTCGGGCGCTACACCCGCACCCTGAACGCCGGACTGAACATCGTCGTGCCGTTCATCGACTCCATCCGCAACCGCATCGACCTCCGCGAACAGGTCGTCCCCTTCCCGCCCCAACCGGTGATCACCCAGGACAACCTGGTCGTCAACATCGACACCGTGATCTACTACCAGGTCACCGACGCCAGGGCAGCGACCTACGAGGTCGCCAGCTACATCCAGGCGATCGAACAGCTCACCGTGACCACCCTGCGCAACATCATCGGCGGCATGGACCTGGAGCGAACCCTCACCTCCCGCGAGGAGATCAACGCCGCCCTGCGCGGTGTCCTCGACGAGGCCACGGGCAAGTGGGGAATCCGCGTCAACCGCGTCGAGCTCAAGGCCATCGAGCCGCCCACCTCCATCCAGGACTCGATGGAGAAGCAGATGCGCGCCGACCGTGACAAGCGGGCCGCCATCCTCACCGCCGAAGGCATCCGCCAGTCCCAGATCCTCACCGCCGAAGGCGAGAAGCAGTCCGCCATCCTGCGCGCCGAGGGCGAGTCGAAGGCCGCCGCCCTGCGCGCCGAAGGTGAAGCCCAGGCCATCCGCACGGTCTTCGAGTCCATCCACGCGGGCGACCCGGACCAGAAGCTGCTCTCCTACCAGTACCTCCAGATGCTGCCGAAGATCGCCGAGGGCGATGCCAACAAGCTCTGGATTGTGCCCAGCGAGATCGGTGACGCCCTCAAGGGCCTCTCCGGCGCCTTCGGCAACCTCGGCGGCGGTGTCCCCGGCTTCAACACCGGCGGCAACAGCGGCGGCAACGATGGGGGCAACAGCGGCGGGCACGGAGGGGGACACGGCGGCGGTCCGGTCGAGCGTCGGGAAGAGCCCCCCGTCACCTGA
- a CDS encoding NfeD family protein, with product MEIDAWVWWLIVAVGLGIPLVLTAMPEFGMFSAGAVGGAIVAALGGGVVAQVLVFVVVSVALIAVVRPIASRHRAGRPQFASGVDALKGRQAVVLERVDGSGGRIKLAGEIWSARALDADMAFEVGQQVDVVEIEGATAVVM from the coding sequence GTGGAAATCGACGCGTGGGTGTGGTGGTTGATCGTCGCGGTCGGACTGGGGATTCCGCTCGTCCTCACGGCGATGCCGGAGTTCGGCATGTTCTCCGCAGGCGCGGTCGGCGGCGCCATCGTCGCGGCACTGGGCGGGGGAGTGGTCGCCCAAGTGCTTGTGTTCGTCGTGGTGTCCGTCGCGCTCATCGCGGTCGTCCGGCCGATCGCCAGCCGACATCGCGCCGGACGGCCCCAGTTCGCCAGCGGAGTCGACGCCCTGAAGGGGCGTCAAGCCGTTGTGCTCGAACGGGTCGACGGCAGCGGGGGACGCATCAAACTCGCTGGGGAGATCTGGTCCGCACGGGCACTCGACGCTGACATGGCCTTCGAAGTCGGCCAGCAGGTCGACGTCGTGGAGATCGAAGGAGCCACCGCGGTCGTGATGTGA
- a CDS encoding ABC transporter ATP-binding protein translates to MSDVLELVDVSVVRDGRALVDDVSWSVKEGERWIILGPNGAGKTTLLNLASSYLFPSGGEVTILGERLGRIDVFDLRPRIGMAGIAMAEKLPKRQTVLQTVLTAAYGMTATWHENYDQVDEDRARAFLDRLGMTEYLHRRFGTLSEGERKRTLIARAMMTDPELLLLDEPAAGLDLGGREDLVRRLGRLARDPIAPSMIMVTHHVEEIPPGFTHVLMIRQGRVLAAGPVETELTSRNLSLCFGLPLVVERNGARWTAQGLPLR, encoded by the coding sequence ATGAGCGATGTACTGGAGCTGGTGGACGTATCCGTGGTCCGCGACGGACGCGCTCTAGTGGACGACGTCTCCTGGTCGGTCAAGGAGGGAGAGCGCTGGATCATCCTCGGCCCGAACGGCGCCGGCAAGACCACGCTCCTCAACCTCGCGTCCAGCTACCTCTTCCCCAGCGGCGGCGAGGTCACGATCCTCGGTGAGCGCCTCGGCCGGATCGACGTCTTCGACCTCCGCCCCCGCATCGGCATGGCCGGCATCGCCATGGCGGAGAAGCTGCCCAAGCGCCAGACCGTCCTCCAGACGGTCCTCACGGCCGCCTACGGCATGACCGCCACTTGGCACGAGAACTACGACCAGGTCGACGAGGACCGCGCCCGTGCCTTCCTCGACCGCCTCGGGATGACGGAGTACCTGCACCGTCGGTTCGGCACCCTCTCCGAAGGAGAGCGCAAGCGCACGCTGATCGCGCGAGCCATGATGACCGACCCGGAACTGCTGCTCCTCGACGAGCCCGCGGCAGGACTCGACCTCGGTGGCCGCGAGGACCTGGTCCGTCGACTCGGCCGGCTCGCCCGTGACCCGATCGCCCCCTCGATGATCATGGTGACCCACCATGTCGAGGAGATCCCTCCGGGCTTCACCCATGTGCTGATGATCAGACAGGGCAGGGTGCTCGCCGCCGGTCCCGTCGAGACCGAACTGACCTCCCGCAACCTCTCGCTCTGCTTCGGTCTGCCCCTGGTCGTCGAACGCAACGGAGCCCGCTGGACGGCACAGGGCCTCCCGCTCCGCTGA
- a CDS encoding chaplin gives MKNLKKAAALTMITGSLIAAGAGMASATTGAHAGGHAVGSPGVGSGNLVQAPVHVPVNVVGNTVNVIGLLNPAFGNLGING, from the coding sequence GTGAAGAACCTGAAGAAGGCCGCAGCCCTCACCATGATCACCGGCAGCTTGATCGCCGCGGGTGCGGGCATGGCCTCCGCCACCACGGGCGCGCACGCAGGCGGTCACGCCGTGGGCTCCCCGGGCGTCGGCTCGGGCAACCTCGTCCAGGCACCGGTCCACGTTCCGGTCAACGTCGTCGGTAACACGGTGAACGTGATCGGCCTTCTGAACCCCGCGTTCGGCAACCTGGGCATCAACGGCTGA
- a CDS encoding response regulator transcription factor: MGDKTVRVLLVDDHQVVRRGLRTFLEIQGDIEVVGEAGDGDEGVARAQELMPDVILMDVKMPGTDGIEALRKLRELSNPAKVLIVTSFTEQRTVVPALRAGASGYVYKDVDPEALAGAIRSVHAGHVLLQAEVAGALLSQDEPGSGSGRGTSLTEREREVLGLIADGRSNREIARALVLSEKTVKTHVSNILMKLDLADRTQAALWAVRNGLTD; this comes from the coding sequence GTGGGTGACAAGACGGTTCGGGTCCTACTGGTCGACGACCACCAGGTCGTACGCCGGGGTCTGCGGACCTTCCTGGAGATCCAGGGCGACATCGAAGTGGTGGGGGAGGCGGGCGACGGCGACGAGGGAGTCGCCCGTGCCCAGGAACTCATGCCCGATGTCATCCTGATGGACGTGAAGATGCCCGGTACGGACGGCATCGAGGCGCTGCGCAAACTACGGGAGCTGTCCAACCCCGCCAAGGTGCTGATCGTCACGAGTTTCACCGAGCAGCGCACCGTGGTGCCGGCCCTGCGCGCCGGCGCTTCCGGGTACGTGTACAAGGACGTGGACCCCGAGGCGCTGGCCGGCGCGATCCGTTCGGTCCACGCCGGCCATGTCCTGCTCCAAGCGGAGGTGGCCGGCGCGCTGCTGTCCCAGGACGAGCCCGGCAGTGGCTCGGGACGCGGTACCTCCCTGACGGAGCGGGAGCGCGAGGTCCTCGGCCTCATTGCCGACGGGCGCTCCAACCGGGAGATCGCCAGGGCCCTCGTCCTCTCCGAGAAGACCGTCAAGACACATGTGTCGAACATCCTGATGAAGCTCGATCTGGCGGACCGCACCCAGGCGGCGCTCTGGGCGGTCAGAAACGGCCTCACCGACTGA
- a CDS encoding GAF domain-containing sensor histidine kinase: MSQQPSTGLAAVSTALLAMSRHLEVRDVLKTIVASARELLDAQYAALGVPDDHGGFAQFVVDGISDAQWKAIGPLPRQHGILAAMLHDAKPERLADVRKDPRFEGWPAEHPEMSDFLGLPIKDGDEVIGALFLANKSCPKPQGDCGFTEEDEELLSILAQHAAIALTNARLYERSRELTIAEERSRLAHELHDAVSQKLFSLRLTAQAAAALVDRDPARAKGELQQVAALAAEATEELRAAVVELRPAALDEDGLINTLRTQIHVLDRAHSATVTFDTCGMKALPAAQEEALLRVAQEALHNALRHSGAKKVDVVLARRGQGAVLSITDSGKGFEPREIRRAGRHLGLVSMRDRASGVGGRLRVVSAPGKGTTIEMEVPGG; this comes from the coding sequence ATGAGTCAGCAACCCAGCACCGGTCTCGCAGCCGTGAGCACCGCCCTACTCGCCATGAGCAGGCATCTTGAGGTGCGCGATGTGCTGAAGACGATCGTCGCCTCGGCCCGAGAACTGCTCGATGCGCAGTACGCGGCGCTGGGCGTCCCCGACGACCACGGCGGCTTCGCCCAGTTCGTGGTCGACGGGATCAGCGACGCCCAGTGGAAGGCCATCGGACCGCTGCCCCGCCAGCACGGCATCCTCGCCGCCATGCTGCACGACGCCAAGCCCGAGCGACTGGCCGACGTCCGCAAGGACCCCCGCTTCGAGGGCTGGCCGGCCGAACACCCCGAGATGTCCGACTTCCTCGGCCTCCCCATCAAGGACGGCGACGAGGTCATCGGCGCCCTCTTCCTCGCCAACAAGTCCTGCCCCAAACCACAGGGCGACTGCGGCTTCACGGAAGAGGACGAGGAACTGCTGTCGATCCTCGCCCAGCACGCAGCCATCGCCCTCACCAACGCCCGACTCTACGAGCGCAGCCGCGAGCTCACCATTGCCGAGGAGCGGTCCCGCCTCGCCCACGAACTGCACGACGCCGTCAGCCAGAAGCTGTTCTCGCTGCGTCTGACGGCCCAGGCAGCGGCGGCCCTCGTCGACCGTGACCCGGCCCGCGCCAAGGGCGAGCTCCAGCAGGTTGCCGCGCTCGCCGCCGAGGCCACTGAGGAACTGCGCGCCGCCGTCGTCGAACTGCGGCCCGCCGCACTGGACGAGGACGGACTCATCAACACCCTGCGGACCCAGATCCACGTACTGGACCGAGCGCACAGCGCCACCGTCACCTTTGACACCTGTGGGATGAAGGCACTTCCCGCGGCCCAGGAGGAAGCCCTGCTCAGGGTGGCGCAGGAGGCCCTGCACAATGCGCTGCGCCACTCGGGCGCGAAGAAGGTCGATGTCGTCCTCGCCCGCCGCGGACAAGGCGCGGTCCTCAGCATCACCGACAGCGGCAAGGGTTTCGAGCCCCGCGAGATCCGCCGGGCGGGTCGCCATCTGGGACTCGTCTCGATGCGCGACCGCGCGAGCGGGGTCGGCGGTCGGCTACGCGTGGTGTCAGCACCCGGCAAGGGCACGACGATCGAGATGGAGGTCCCCGGTGGGTGA